A section of the Enterobacter sp. C2 genome encodes:
- a CDS encoding pitrilysin family protein, with protein MQGTKIRLIAGGLLMIAASYVQADALQPDPAWQQGTLANGFQWQVLSTPQRPSDRVEIRLLVNTGSLTESTQQSGFSHFIPRIALSNSGSLEPAQVRSLWQQGIDPKRPLPPALVSYDFTLFNLSLPNNRSDLLKEALVYLSDITGKLTVTPETVNHALNSDDMVATWPPETKDNWWRYRLKGSTLLGHDPASPLKKPVDPAQLKAFYQKWYTPDAMTLIVVGNIDSRTVGEQINKTFGDLKGKRETPAPVPTLSPLPREPVSIMTDAVRQDRLSLMWDVPWQPIRESAALERYWRADVAREALFWHLQQTLTKNNAKDIGLGFDCRVLFQRAQCAINVDSAPDKLSANLAMIARELKKVRDNGLSEDEFNALIAQKKLELQRLFTTYARTDTDVLISQRMRSLQNQVVDIAPEQYQRLRQNFLNGLTTEMLNQSLRQQLTQDQSLVLLQPKGEPEFNMKELQATWDQVMNAETSALVPASDEVHQDVTDIPPAQR; from the coding sequence ATGCAGGGCACAAAAATTCGACTCATAGCTGGCGGTTTGCTGATGATCGCAGCCAGTTACGTGCAGGCAGATGCGCTCCAGCCCGACCCGGCATGGCAACAGGGGACACTGGCAAACGGTTTTCAGTGGCAGGTGTTAAGTACGCCGCAGCGCCCCAGCGATCGGGTTGAGATCCGTCTGCTGGTGAATACCGGTTCGCTGACGGAGAGCACCCAGCAGAGCGGCTTTAGCCATTTTATTCCACGTATCGCCCTGTCCAATAGCGGCAGCCTTGAGCCAGCGCAGGTGCGCTCGCTCTGGCAGCAGGGCATCGATCCCAAGCGCCCGCTTCCTCCGGCGCTGGTCTCTTACGACTTCACGCTGTTTAATCTCAGCCTGCCCAATAACCGCAGCGACCTGCTGAAAGAGGCGCTGGTCTACCTCTCGGATATTACCGGCAAGCTCACCGTGACGCCGGAAACGGTAAATCACGCCCTGAATAGCGACGATATGGTGGCCACCTGGCCGCCAGAAACCAAAGATAACTGGTGGCGCTACCGCCTGAAAGGGTCGACCCTGCTTGGACACGATCCCGCCTCGCCGCTGAAGAAGCCGGTCGATCCGGCCCAGCTGAAAGCGTTCTACCAGAAGTGGTATACCCCGGACGCGATGACGCTGATTGTGGTAGGTAATATCGACAGCCGCACCGTTGGCGAGCAGATCAATAAAACCTTTGGCGATCTGAAGGGGAAACGAGAGACGCCTGCTCCGGTGCCGACGCTCTCTCCGCTGCCGCGCGAGCCGGTGAGCATCATGACCGACGCCGTACGCCAGGATCGGCTCTCGCTGATGTGGGACGTGCCGTGGCAGCCGATTCGTGAATCCGCCGCGCTGGAGCGCTACTGGCGGGCAGACGTCGCCCGCGAGGCGCTGTTCTGGCATCTCCAGCAGACCCTGACCAAAAATAACGCCAAAGATATCGGCCTCGGCTTCGACTGCCGGGTGCTGTTCCAGCGTGCGCAGTGCGCCATTAACGTCGACTCCGCGCCCGATAAGCTCAGCGCCAATCTCGCGATGATTGCCCGCGAGCTGAAGAAGGTACGCGACAACGGCCTGTCAGAGGATGAGTTTAACGCCCTGATTGCCCAGAAGAAGCTGGAGCTGCAAAGGCTCTTCACGACCTACGCCCGCACCGATACCGACGTGCTGATCAGTCAGCGTATGCGCTCTCTGCAAAACCAGGTCGTGGATATTGCTCCTGAACAGTACCAGAGGCTGCGCCAGAACTTCCTGAATGGCCTGACGACCGAGATGCTGAACCAGAGCCTGCGCCAGCAGCTGACCCAGGATCAGTCGCTGGTGCTGCTGCAGCCGAAAGGCGAGCCGGAGTTTAATATGAAGGAGCTGCAGGCCACCTGGGACCAGGTGATGAATGCCGAAACGTCTGCCCTTGTGCCTGCCAGCGATGAGGTGCATCAGGACGTGACGGATATTCCTCCCGCTCAGCGGTAG
- a CDS encoding sugar kinase, with product MSRKIAVIGECMIELSQKGTEVNRGFGGDTLNTSVYVARQVDPAALTVHYVTALGTDNFSQQMLDAWQSESVDTTLTQRMENRLPGLYYIETDSTGERTFYYWRNEAAAKFWLESEQSAAICEELATFDYLYLSGISLAILSPASRDKLLSLLRECRANGGKVIFDNNYRPRLWASKEETQQVYQQMLTCTDIAFLTLDDEDALWGEKPVEEVIARTQAAGVNEVVVKRGADSCLVAIAGEAVIDVPAVKLPKEKVIDTTAAGDSFSAGYLAVRLTGGDAEAAAQRGHLTASTVIQYRGAIIPREAMPN from the coding sequence ATGTCCAGGAAAATTGCCGTCATTGGCGAATGCATGATTGAGCTGTCACAGAAAGGCACAGAGGTGAACCGTGGCTTTGGTGGCGATACCTTAAATACCTCCGTTTATGTTGCCCGCCAGGTCGATCCGGCCGCGCTGACGGTACACTACGTTACGGCACTGGGGACGGATAATTTTAGCCAGCAGATGCTGGATGCCTGGCAGAGCGAAAGCGTCGATACCACCCTCACCCAGCGCATGGAGAACCGTCTGCCGGGTCTCTACTACATCGAAACCGATAGCACCGGCGAGCGCACCTTCTACTACTGGCGTAACGAAGCCGCAGCCAAATTCTGGCTGGAGAGCGAGCAGTCCGCCGCTATCTGCGAAGAGCTGGCCACCTTTGACTATCTCTACCTGAGCGGTATCAGCCTGGCCATCCTGAGCCCGGCCAGCCGCGACAAGCTGCTCTCCCTGCTGCGCGAGTGCCGCGCCAACGGCGGTAAGGTGATTTTCGACAACAACTACCGTCCGCGCCTGTGGGCCAGCAAAGAGGAGACCCAGCAGGTCTATCAGCAGATGCTGACCTGCACCGATATCGCCTTCCTGACCCTCGACGACGAGGATGCGCTGTGGGGCGAGAAGCCGGTAGAAGAGGTGATTGCTCGTACCCAGGCCGCTGGCGTCAATGAAGTGGTGGTGAAGCGCGGAGCGGACTCCTGCCTGGTGGCGATCGCCGGTGAAGCGGTGATTGACGTGCCGGCGGTGAAGCTGCCAAAAGAGAAGGTTATTGATACAACTGCGGCGGGTGACTCCTTTAGCGCAGGCTACCTGGCCGTACGTCTCACCGGCGGCGATGCTGAGGCGGCGGCACAGCGCGGTCACCTGACTGCCAGCACCGTGATCCAGTATCGTGGGGCGATTATTCCCCGCGAGGCAATGCCGAACTGA
- the pdeH gene encoding cyclic-guanylate-specific phosphodiesterase, with translation MKLKQVIQRLSIPEASIESLEERRYWLQCERAYTYQPIYRVDGSLMAIEVLTIVTHPDNPSQRIAPDRYFAEVAVRQRLDVMLEQINLLAQQNAFFVQNNVLASVNVDGPTLLAMRQNSQMMALVETLPWLRFELVEHIRLPEDSSFASICEIGPLWLDDFGTGMANFSALSEVHYDYIKVARELFIMLRKTPEGRNLFTLLLQLMNRYCQGVIVEGVETLEEWHDVQASPAFAAQGYFLSRPAPLANLESVILAL, from the coding sequence ATGAAGTTGAAGCAGGTTATCCAGCGGCTAAGCATTCCGGAGGCGAGCATCGAAAGCCTGGAAGAGCGGCGCTACTGGCTGCAATGTGAACGTGCCTATACTTACCAGCCCATCTATCGCGTGGATGGCAGCCTGATGGCAATCGAAGTATTAACGATCGTTACGCACCCGGATAATCCATCCCAGCGTATTGCGCCTGACCGCTACTTTGCGGAGGTCGCGGTCCGTCAGCGTCTGGATGTCATGCTGGAGCAGATCAACCTCCTCGCCCAGCAAAACGCCTTTTTTGTGCAGAATAACGTGCTCGCCTCGGTCAACGTCGACGGTCCAACGCTGCTGGCGATGCGCCAGAACTCGCAAATGATGGCGCTGGTTGAGACGCTGCCGTGGCTGCGCTTCGAACTGGTTGAGCATATTCGCCTGCCGGAGGACTCCTCTTTCGCTTCGATCTGTGAAATTGGCCCGCTGTGGCTGGACGACTTCGGGACCGGGATGGCGAACTTCTCTGCGCTGAGCGAAGTACACTACGACTACATCAAAGTGGCCCGCGAGCTGTTCATCATGCTGCGTAAGACGCCGGAAGGGCGCAACCTGTTTACGCTGCTGCTGCAGCTGATGAATCGTTATTGCCAGGGCGTGATTGTAGAAGGCGTAGAGACGCTGGAGGAGTGGCACGACGTACAGGCGTCACCGGCCTTTGCCGCACAGGGTTATTTCCTCTCTCGTCCCGCACCGCTGGCAAACCTCGAAAGCGTTATTCTCGCTCTATAA
- a CDS encoding AsmA family protein — protein sequence MTRTSKVITAVLGTLLLLIVVAIIIIATFDWNRLKPTINEKVSTELNRPFAIRGDLGVVWERQKQETGWRSWVPWPHVHAEDVILGNPPDIPEITMVHLPRVEATLAPLALLTKTVYLPWVKFEKPDARLIRLSEKTNNWTFNLAGSDEPKDKDAPPSAWSFRLDNILFDQGRVAVDDKVSKADVEILIDPLGKPLPFSEVTGSDKEKNTKVGDYVFGLKAKGRYNGQQVTGTGKIGGMLALRSEGTPFPVQADFRSGNTRVAFAGTVSDPMKMGGVDLKLKFAGNSLGELYDLTGVLLPDTPPFETDGRLVAKIDAEKSSVYDYRGFNGRIGDSDIHGSLTYTTGKPRPKLEGDLESRQLRLADLGPLIGVDSGKGAEKSKQSEEKKGEKSNQPAGKVLPYDRFETDKWDTMDADVRFKGRRIEHGSSLPISDLSTHIILKNADLRLQPLKFGLAGGTISSNIHLEGDKKPMQGRADIQARRLKLKELMPDVDLMQKTIGEMNGDADFRGTGNSVAALLGTSNGNLKLLMNDGVVSRNLMEILGLNVGNFIVGQIFGDDEVRVNCAAANLNLVNGVARPQIFAFDTENAIINVTGTASFASEQLDLTINPESKGIRIVTLRSPLYVRGSFKDPQAGVKAGPLIARGAVAAALATLVTPAAALLALISPSEGQENQCRNILAQMKK from the coding sequence ATGACAAGAACAAGTAAGGTAATCACTGCCGTCCTGGGAACGCTTTTGTTGCTGATCGTGGTGGCCATCATCATTATCGCAACCTTTGACTGGAACCGTCTTAAACCCACTATCAATGAGAAGGTCTCCACTGAGCTGAATCGTCCCTTTGCAATACGCGGTGATTTAGGCGTGGTCTGGGAGCGGCAAAAGCAGGAGACCGGCTGGCGCAGCTGGGTGCCGTGGCCGCATGTGCATGCCGAGGATGTGATCCTTGGCAACCCGCCCGATATCCCTGAGATCACCATGGTGCACCTGCCACGGGTTGAAGCCACCCTGGCACCGCTGGCGCTGCTGACCAAAACTGTGTACCTGCCGTGGGTGAAGTTTGAGAAGCCGGACGCGCGGCTGATCCGCCTGTCGGAAAAAACCAACAACTGGACCTTTAACCTGGCAGGCAGCGACGAGCCGAAAGATAAAGATGCGCCGCCGTCCGCCTGGTCCTTCCGCCTCGATAATATTCTTTTCGATCAGGGCCGCGTGGCGGTCGATGACAAGGTCAGCAAGGCTGACGTTGAGATCCTGATCGATCCGCTTGGCAAGCCGCTGCCGTTTAGCGAAGTCACGGGGAGCGATAAAGAGAAAAACACCAAAGTAGGCGACTATGTGTTTGGCCTGAAAGCGAAGGGTCGCTACAACGGTCAACAGGTGACCGGTACGGGTAAAATTGGCGGCATGCTGGCGCTGCGTAGTGAAGGGACGCCGTTCCCGGTGCAGGCTGACTTCCGCTCCGGCAATACTCGCGTGGCCTTCGCTGGCACGGTGAGCGACCCGATGAAGATGGGCGGGGTCGACCTGAAGCTGAAGTTTGCTGGTAACTCGCTGGGCGAGCTGTACGATCTCACCGGCGTGCTGCTGCCGGATACGCCGCCGTTTGAAACTGATGGTCGGCTGGTGGCGAAAATCGACGCTGAAAAAAGCTCTGTCTATGACTACCGTGGCTTTAACGGCCGCATCGGCGACAGCGATATTCATGGCTCCCTGACATACACCACCGGTAAGCCTCGGCCAAAACTGGAGGGCGATCTTGAATCGCGCCAGCTGCGTCTGGCGGATCTAGGCCCGCTGATTGGCGTCGACTCCGGGAAGGGCGCTGAGAAGTCGAAGCAGTCGGAAGAGAAGAAGGGCGAGAAGAGCAATCAGCCCGCAGGCAAAGTGCTGCCGTACGATCGTTTCGAAACCGACAAGTGGGATACGATGGATGCCGACGTGCGCTTCAAAGGGCGACGTATCGAGCACGGCAGCTCCCTGCCGATTAGCGATCTCTCAACCCATATCATCCTGAAGAACGCCGACCTGCGCCTCCAGCCGCTGAAGTTTGGCCTGGCGGGAGGAACCATCTCTTCCAATATCCATCTTGAAGGGGATAAGAAGCCGATGCAGGGGCGGGCGGACATCCAGGCCCGTCGGCTGAAGCTGAAAGAGCTGATGCCGGACGTAGATCTGATGCAGAAAACCATCGGTGAGATGAACGGCGATGCGGATTTCCGTGGGACGGGTAACTCTGTTGCCGCGCTGCTCGGCACAAGCAACGGCAATTTGAAACTGCTGATGAACGACGGTGTGGTCAGCCGCAACCTGATGGAGATCCTTGGTCTTAACGTGGGGAACTTTATCGTTGGGCAGATTTTCGGTGACGACGAGGTGCGGGTCAACTGCGCCGCCGCCAACCTGAACCTGGTCAACGGCGTGGCGCGTCCGCAGATCTTCGCCTTCGATACCGAAAACGCGATCATCAACGTCACCGGGACCGCCAGCTTCGCCTCAGAGCAGCTTGATCTCACCATCAACCCGGAGAGTAAGGGGATTCGTATCGTGACCCTGCGCTCGCCGCTCTACGTGCGTGGCAGCTTTAAGGACCCACAGGCGGGCGTGAAGGCGGGCCCGCTGATTGCACGCGGTGCGGTAGCGGCAGCGCTGGCGACGCTGGTGACCCCGGCCGCAGCGCTGCTGGCGCTGATCTCCCCGTCAGAAGGCCAGGAGAATCAGTGCCGGAATATTTTGGCGCAGATGAAGAAGTAA